The following coding sequences are from one Hyphomicrobiales bacterium window:
- the purS gene encoding phosphoribosylformylglycinamidine synthase subunit PurS: MPHYSARLIITLKNGVLDPQGKASAGALSGLGFDGIQSVRQGKVMDVELSAADEASARSDLASMCEKLLANTVIEDFEVASLHERQMA; encoded by the coding sequence ATGCCTCATTACTCCGCCCGCCTCATCATCACGCTAAAGAACGGCGTGCTGGATCCGCAAGGCAAGGCAAGCGCCGGCGCGCTGTCCGGTCTGGGTTTCGACGGCATCCAAAGCGTGCGCCAAGGCAAGGTTATGGATGTCGAATTGTCTGCCGCCGATGAAGCATCAGCCAGGAGTGACCTGGCATCCATGTGCGAGAAGCTGCTGGCGAACACGGTGATCGAAGATTTTGAGGTCGCCTCGCTCCACGAACGGCAAATGGCGTAA
- a CDS encoding phosphoribosylaminoimidazolesuccinocarboxamide synthase, which yields MSRRRKIYEGKAKTLYEGPEPGTLVQHFKDDTTANNAEKHEVIDGKGVINNRISEYIFDQLNAMGIGTHFIKRMNMREQLIREVEIIPVEVVVRNVAAGSLAKRLGLDEGTALPRSIVEFYYKNDALGDPMVSDEHITAFGWANPQEIDEMMAIAIRVNDFLTGLLLGAGIKLVDFKIECGRLWENDLMRIVVADEISPDSCRLWDNKTGEKLDKDRFRRDLGGMLDAYQEVARRLGVLNENDPVPTGGPRLVKG from the coding sequence ATGAGCCGTCGCCGCAAGATTTATGAGGGCAAAGCCAAAACGCTGTACGAGGGCCCCGAGCCTGGCACGTTGGTTCAGCACTTCAAGGATGACACAACGGCCAACAACGCCGAAAAACACGAGGTGATCGACGGCAAGGGCGTCATCAACAATCGCATTTCGGAGTACATTTTCGATCAGCTCAATGCGATGGGCATCGGCACGCATTTCATCAAGCGTATGAACATGCGCGAACAACTGATCCGTGAGGTCGAAATTATTCCGGTTGAGGTCGTTGTGCGCAATGTCGCTGCCGGATCGCTCGCCAAACGCCTGGGTCTGGATGAAGGCACCGCGCTGCCCCGCTCTATTGTTGAATTTTACTACAAGAACGATGCGCTGGGCGATCCGATGGTGTCGGATGAACATATCACGGCGTTTGGCTGGGCGAACCCACAAGAGATAGATGAGATGATGGCCATCGCCATCCGCGTGAACGATTTTCTCACTGGGCTTTTGTTGGGCGCCGGCATCAAGCTGGTCGACTTCAAGATCGAGTGCGGACGGCTTTGGGAAAACGATCTGATGCGGATCGTCGTGGCCGACGAAATATCGCCCGATTCCTGCCGCCTGTGGGACAACAAGACCGGCGAAAAGCTCGATAAAGACCGCTTTCGCCGTGATCTCGGCGGCATGCTGGATGCCTATCAGGAAGTCGCGCGCCGTTTGGGCGTGCTCAACGAAAACGATCCGGTTCCGACCGGCGGACCACGCTTGGTCAAAGGCTAG
- a CDS encoding DUF1476 domain-containing protein: MSTFDKRQEGFENKFAHDEELRFKAEARRNKMLGAWAAEKLGLSGEAAEAYAKSVVLADFEEPGDEDVYRKVKGDFEEKNIDVSEHQLRREMADMMDTAIQEIQTKG, encoded by the coding sequence ATGTCCACATTCGACAAACGCCAAGAAGGTTTTGAGAACAAGTTCGCGCACGATGAAGAGCTGCGTTTCAAGGCCGAAGCGCGCCGCAACAAGATGCTTGGTGCCTGGGCAGCGGAGAAACTTGGTCTTTCAGGCGAAGCAGCCGAGGCCTACGCCAAATCGGTGGTTCTGGCCGATTTTGAAGAGCCGGGCGATGAAGATGTTTATCGGAAGGTCAAAGGCGACTTTGAAGAGAAGAATATCGACGTTTCTGAGCACCAACTGCGCCGCGAGATGGCCGACATGATGGATACCGCGATCCAAGAGATTCAGACCAAGGGGTAG
- a CDS encoding 2,4-dihydroxyhept-2-ene-1,7-dioic acid aldolase, protein MGWSAIPAPMNAGALARGGFQAVCVDLQHGFHDEASMFASMQAVHQAGGSPGLRIPVGRFDLASRALDAGAQFVIAPMINTVADAQALVAATKYPPVGGRSWGPALALELWATAQSDYLAAANELVLTIAMIETVEARDNLDAILAVPGIDGIFVGPSDLSITLANGARIEATAPHVVDAAVAIGTAAREAGKIAGVYAFDADKAKAFFDRGFTLAAVGSDVIALKTAAAIGTAAP, encoded by the coding sequence ATGGGCTGGAGTGCGATTCCGGCCCCGATGAACGCCGGAGCTTTGGCCCGCGGCGGATTTCAAGCAGTCTGTGTCGATCTGCAGCATGGGTTTCACGACGAAGCGTCTATGTTCGCGTCCATGCAGGCGGTGCATCAGGCGGGCGGGTCGCCTGGATTGCGCATTCCCGTTGGTCGGTTCGACCTGGCATCGCGGGCGCTGGATGCTGGCGCACAATTCGTCATCGCGCCGATGATCAACACTGTTGCCGATGCGCAGGCGTTGGTTGCCGCCACCAAATACCCGCCGGTCGGTGGTCGTTCTTGGGGGCCTGCGCTTGCGCTGGAACTCTGGGCCACGGCGCAAAGCGACTATTTGGCCGCCGCCAATGAACTGGTGCTGACCATAGCGATGATCGAAACGGTGGAAGCGCGGGACAATCTCGATGCCATCCTTGCTGTTCCAGGCATCGATGGCATCTTTGTTGGCCCGTCCGATTTGTCGATAACGCTTGCTAATGGTGCGCGGATTGAGGCAACGGCGCCGCATGTCGTCGATGCGGCAGTTGCTATCGGCACGGCGGCGCGGGAGGCCGGCAAGATCGCCGGTGTCTACGCTTTCGACGCCGACAAGGCCAAGGCATTCTTTGACAGAGGCTTCACCTTGGCTGCCGTCGGGTCAGACGTCATCGCTTTGAAAACTGCAGCTGCGATTGGCACCGCCGCCCCTTAA
- a CDS encoding serine hydrolase family protein has translation MAISDIDVLVAPGWKGGDKDTWHAGWIEKLPHARRVEQRDFETPTLSDWTDEIEKQILLSERPVALVGHSLGALTIAHMADALAKLPVIAAFLVTPPELDGPSTIGPMLTGFQSMPTDPLPVPSFLVASRTDPFASYEFAEACANAWGSELIDAGDAGHINSDSGHGPWPEGLLRFGVLLKRARANI, from the coding sequence ATGGCTATTTCCGACATCGACGTCTTGGTGGCACCCGGCTGGAAAGGCGGCGACAAGGACACCTGGCATGCCGGTTGGATCGAAAAGCTACCGCATGCGCGCCGTGTCGAGCAGCGCGATTTCGAAACACCGACACTGTCCGACTGGACTGATGAAATTGAAAAACAAATCCTTTTGAGCGAGCGCCCAGTGGCGCTGGTCGGCCATTCACTGGGCGCGCTGACGATTGCGCATATGGCGGACGCGCTCGCCAAACTACCGGTGATCGCAGCCTTTCTGGTCACGCCGCCGGAATTGGATGGCCCGAGCACGATCGGTCCAATGCTGACCGGGTTTCAGTCGATGCCCACCGATCCGCTGCCGGTGCCATCCTTCCTTGTAGCCAGCCGCACCGACCCGTTTGCCAGCTATGAATTTGCCGAAGCTTGCGCCAATGCCTGGGGCTCGGAACTCATCGATGCCGGCGATGCCGGGCACATCAATTCTGATTCAGGACACGGGCCATGGCCGGAGGGTCTGCTTCGTTTCGGCGTTTTGTTGAAGCGCGCGCGGGCCAATATCTGA
- a CDS encoding adenylosuccinate lyase — MIPRYARQPMVDIWSPETKFRIWFEIEAHACDAQAELGVIPEEAAEAVWARGGNATFDIDRIDEIERETKHDVIAFLTHLAEIVGPQARLVHQGMTSSDVLDTCLAVQLTRASDILLDDLDGLLAALKKRAYEHKMTVCIGRSHGIHAEPVTFGLKLAQAYAEFDRCRDRLLAARADIATCALSGAVGTFANIDPAVEAHVADKMGLTPEPISTQVIPRDRHAMFFATLGVIASSIERLATEIRHLQRTEVLEVEEYFSPGQKGSSAMPHKRNPVLTENLTGLARMVRSYAMPAMENVALWHERDISHSSVERYIGPDATITLDFALARLTSVIDKLLVYPDRMEANMNRLGGLMHSQRVLLALTQAGVSREDAYRLVQRNAMKVWHEGADFFEELTGDDEVMAGLSRDALEELFDLGYHTKHVDTIFARVFKD, encoded by the coding sequence ATGATACCTCGCTATGCGCGTCAACCGATGGTCGACATCTGGTCGCCGGAGACCAAGTTCCGCATTTGGTTTGAGATCGAAGCGCATGCCTGCGACGCGCAAGCCGAACTCGGTGTGATCCCAGAAGAAGCGGCCGAAGCCGTTTGGGCGCGCGGTGGGAATGCGACGTTCGACATTGATCGCATTGATGAAATCGAGCGCGAAACCAAACATGACGTCATCGCGTTCCTGACGCATTTGGCCGAAATCGTTGGGCCGCAAGCGCGGCTTGTTCACCAGGGCATGACCTCTTCTGATGTGCTCGACACCTGCCTTGCAGTTCAACTCACCCGTGCCTCCGACATCTTGCTCGACGATTTGGATGGCCTGCTGGCAGCGCTGAAGAAGCGGGCCTATGAGCACAAAATGACGGTCTGTATTGGCCGCTCGCATGGCATTCACGCCGAACCGGTAACCTTCGGCTTGAAACTGGCGCAGGCCTATGCCGAGTTTGATCGGTGTAGGGACCGTCTGTTGGCCGCGCGAGCCGACATAGCCACCTGCGCGCTGTCCGGCGCTGTTGGCACATTCGCCAACATCGACCCAGCGGTCGAGGCGCATGTGGCAGACAAGATGGGTCTAACGCCTGAACCCATTTCCACCCAGGTGATCCCGCGCGATCGGCACGCCATGTTTTTTGCCACGCTCGGCGTGATCGCCTCGTCCATTGAACGGCTGGCAACGGAAATTCGCCACCTTCAACGCACCGAAGTGCTTGAGGTGGAAGAGTATTTCTCGCCAGGGCAAAAAGGCTCCTCGGCGATGCCGCACAAACGCAACCCGGTGCTGACAGAAAATCTCACAGGTCTGGCCCGTATGGTGCGCAGCTACGCGATGCCAGCGATGGAGAATGTTGCCCTCTGGCATGAACGCGACATCTCGCACTCCTCCGTGGAGCGCTATATCGGACCCGATGCCACCATCACGCTGGACTTCGCACTGGCGCGGCTCACCAGCGTGATCGACAAGCTGCTGGTCTATCCCGATCGCATGGAAGCGAACATGAACCGCCTTGGCGGACTCATGCATTCGCAGCGCGTGCTCTTGGCGCTGACCCAGGCCGGCGTCAGCCGCGAGGACGCCTATAGGCTCGTCCAGCGCAACGCCATGAAGGTCTGGCACGAAGGCGCCGACTTTTTTGAGGAACTGACGGGTGATGACGAGGTCATGGCCGGCCTCTCGCGCGATGCGCTCGAAGAGCTGTTCGATCTTGGGTATCACACCAAGCATGTCGACACGATTTTTGCCCGCGTGTTCAAGGACTAA
- a CDS encoding ribulose-phosphate 3-epimerase → MTQPLIIAPSILASDFSRLRDEVRAIDQAGCDWVHLDVMDGHFVPNISFGPAIVEAIRPHTDKVLDVHLMIAPCDPYLEAFAEAGADIITVHAEAGPHLHRSLMAIKALGKKAGVSLNPGTPASVIAEVLDLLDLVLVMTVNPGFGGQSFIASQTAKIAEIRTMIGERDITLEVDGGITPQTAPSVIEAGANALVAGSSVFKGGTPDDPSHYQAAINAIRAAVPA, encoded by the coding sequence ATGACTCAGCCTCTCATCATTGCCCCCTCCATTCTTGCCTCGGACTTCTCCCGCCTGCGCGATGAAGTGCGCGCTATCGATCAGGCCGGCTGCGATTGGGTGCATCTGGACGTGATGGACGGCCATTTCGTGCCCAACATCAGTTTCGGGCCGGCAATCGTTGAAGCGATCCGCCCGCACACGGACAAGGTGCTCGACGTGCATTTGATGATCGCGCCCTGCGATCCTTATCTCGAGGCTTTTGCCGAGGCCGGCGCGGACATCATCACCGTGCATGCCGAAGCCGGTCCGCACCTTCACCGCTCGCTGATGGCCATCAAGGCTCTGGGCAAAAAAGCCGGGGTCTCGCTGAACCCCGGCACGCCCGCCAGCGTCATCGCCGAAGTGCTTGATTTGCTCGATTTGGTGCTGGTCATGACAGTGAATCCGGGCTTCGGCGGACAAAGCTTCATCGCCAGCCAGACGGCCAAGATCGCCGAGATAAGAACCATGATCGGCGAACGCGACATCACACTTGAGGTCGATGGGGGCATCACGCCACAAACAGCGCCAAGCGTCATCGAGGCCGGCGCGAATGCGCTGGTGGCAGGCTCCTCAGTCTTCAAAGGCGGAACGCCGGACGATCCGAGCCACTACCAAGCCGCCATCAACGCCATCCGCGCCGCAGTACCAGCCTAA
- a CDS encoding P1 family peptidase translates to MWHKGETNSPADIAGVRIGHASDQKAKTGTSVVVFDSPSTASVSILGQAPGTRETELLDPSRTVDRIDALVLSGGSAFGLAATEPVVQELAKAGRGFQAGPARVPIVPAAILFDLANGGEKPDDLQAHYRSLGQSAFHNADRSPRLGEVGAGAGATIGTGGSGALGMASCVFGKDAPESLQGKTVAALVAVNAVGSPFLDRGPYLRAWPFELDDEFGGLGAGPVDPTRLFMKTLAEPGQNTTIGCIITDTALDKRGCHSLAIAGQDGIAAAIYPAHTALDGDLVFGASVATSDPLSDPGLLALVQAAGTATMARSIARGIHKVLQKDRSML, encoded by the coding sequence ATGTGGCATAAGGGAGAAACCAATAGCCCGGCCGATATCGCCGGCGTGCGCATCGGGCATGCCAGTGATCAGAAAGCCAAAACCGGCACAAGCGTGGTGGTCTTTGATTCGCCCTCGACCGCTAGCGTCTCAATTCTCGGACAGGCGCCAGGCACACGCGAAACCGAACTTCTTGATCCAAGCCGGACGGTCGACAGAATCGATGCACTGGTCTTGTCGGGCGGTTCAGCCTTTGGTTTGGCCGCCACCGAACCGGTTGTGCAGGAGCTTGCTAAGGCGGGGCGTGGTTTTCAGGCCGGCCCGGCGCGCGTGCCCATCGTACCGGCGGCCATCCTGTTTGATCTCGCCAACGGCGGTGAAAAACCCGATGATCTCCAAGCACATTATCGATCTCTGGGGCAATCGGCCTTTCACAACGCCGACCGATCACCGAGGCTGGGCGAAGTCGGCGCCGGTGCAGGCGCGACAATCGGAACGGGCGGCTCCGGCGCTCTGGGCATGGCGTCTTGCGTTTTCGGCAAGGACGCTCCGGAAAGCCTGCAGGGCAAAACCGTCGCTGCCCTTGTGGCGGTCAACGCGGTGGGAAGTCCGTTTCTTGACCGAGGACCCTATTTGCGCGCCTGGCCATTTGAGTTGGACGACGAGTTTGGTGGCTTGGGCGCGGGTCCAGTCGATCCAACGCGGCTTTTCATGAAAACACTGGCCGAGCCCGGGCAAAACACCACCATCGGCTGCATCATCACTGACACCGCTTTGGACAAACGCGGTTGCCATAGCCTTGCCATCGCCGGACAGGATGGGATCGCCGCAGCAATCTATCCCGCCCACACAGCGTTGGACGGCGACTTGGTCTTTGGCGCATCGGTGGCAACGTCAGACCCACTATCAGACCCAGGGCTGCTCGCCTTGGTCCAGGCCGCCGGGACGGCGACGATGGCACGGTCCATTGCGCGTGGAATTCATAAGGTTTTGCAGAAAGACCGTTCCATGCTGTGA
- a CDS encoding branched-chain amino acid ABC transporter substrate-binding protein → MREVKSLVFGCLCLAVVSQPVVAQQSSAPVREAVHIGVLAPLSGPFEVLGRQVERGVALAIERLGDDVDVTVTAVDDACEEERGRDAANQLVGAQVDVVIGGVCWRPAVSARNVFAFADIPFVSSGVRYQSFTDEADGPVFRLSGRDDDQARYLADAILDGTLDGAVGGPARNRPLVVFYTDGNYGRTLADGVEAALGEEGVTLALSEAFVPDGNLDALVGRAQAEGAGLVIVLAGQADSALLADALHQRLPDVPVLAGDSVMTAEFRLMAGEGVEGVVFARPTPWRTLVDEATLSELEGEDLGSMAGLVLPSMAAAQVALAMLDGDEAPFDTVLGPIRFDAIGDANVPSFQLWQWRDGLIWPFEPVVREAG, encoded by the coding sequence ATGCGCGAAGTAAAGTCTCTGGTGTTCGGATGTCTTTGCTTGGCCGTGGTCAGCCAACCGGTTGTCGCGCAACAAAGCAGCGCACCAGTGCGTGAAGCGGTTCATATCGGTGTTCTGGCGCCTCTGTCCGGGCCGTTTGAAGTGCTGGGGCGCCAAGTCGAGCGAGGTGTCGCGCTTGCGATCGAGCGGTTAGGCGATGACGTCGATGTGACGGTCACGGCGGTGGATGATGCATGTGAGGAAGAACGCGGGCGCGATGCGGCCAATCAGCTTGTCGGTGCGCAGGTCGATGTCGTCATTGGCGGGGTGTGTTGGCGACCAGCGGTCTCGGCGCGCAATGTTTTTGCCTTTGCCGATATTCCCTTTGTATCAAGCGGCGTTCGCTATCAAAGTTTCACCGATGAAGCCGATGGCCCGGTTTTTCGTCTGAGTGGGCGCGACGATGATCAGGCGCGCTACCTGGCGGACGCCATTTTGGACGGCACGCTGGATGGCGCTGTTGGTGGCCCTGCGCGCAACCGCCCGCTGGTGGTGTTCTACACCGATGGCAATTATGGGCGGACCTTGGCCGATGGCGTTGAAGCGGCGCTCGGTGAGGAGGGCGTCACTCTGGCGCTATCTGAGGCCTTTGTGCCGGACGGTAATTTGGATGCGTTGGTCGGCCGTGCGCAGGCCGAGGGCGCGGGTTTGGTGATCGTGTTGGCGGGGCAGGCCGACAGTGCGCTTCTGGCCGATGCGCTGCATCAACGGTTGCCGGATGTGCCTGTGCTCGCCGGTGACAGCGTCATGACCGCCGAATTCCGCTTGATGGCGGGTGAGGGTGTGGAGGGCGTTGTGTTTGCGCGACCAACGCCGTGGCGCACACTGGTGGATGAGGCCACGCTATCTGAGCTTGAGGGCGAGGACCTCGGATCAATGGCAGGGCTTGTTCTGCCGTCGATGGCGGCCGCACAGGTTGCTCTTGCGATGCTCGATGGCGACGAGGCGCCCTTTGACACCGTACTCGGTCCAATCCGCTTTGATGCCATCGGTGATGCCAACGTGCCATCGTTTCAGCTTTGGCAATGGCGTGACGGATTGATCTGGCCGTTCGAGCCGGTGGTGCGTGAAGCGGGCTGA
- a CDS encoding sulfite exporter TauE/SafE family protein — MIGELTFAAVFLAGVISFLSPCVLPLVPAYLTYMTGASLEELSDDARSAKLSRFLLIQSVAFVVGISLVFVLLGATATQISLLLRQYSAILSIVAGIAIIIMGLHFLGVFRWSLLYRQAKIEGPKSTSGPGGALAMGLAFGFAWTPCIGPILGAVLAVAASRETVGQGASLLLVYALGMGLPFILAALAVGPFTRFLGKFREHMQTMERATGALLVATGTAFLLGWHTILANWMLDRFPGLVALT, encoded by the coding sequence ATGATCGGCGAACTGACATTTGCAGCGGTTTTTCTCGCGGGCGTTATTTCCTTTCTCTCCCCCTGCGTGCTGCCGCTTGTCCCCGCCTATCTCACCTATATGACAGGCGCGTCGCTGGAAGAGCTTTCCGATGATGCGCGCAGCGCCAAGCTCTCGCGGTTCCTGCTGATCCAGTCAGTTGCTTTTGTTGTCGGCATTTCGCTGGTGTTCGTGCTGCTTGGCGCAACTGCAACGCAGATCAGCCTGCTCTTGAGACAATATTCCGCCATTCTGTCGATCGTCGCGGGCATCGCCATCATCATTATGGGCCTACATTTTCTCGGCGTCTTTCGCTGGTCCCTGCTCTATCGTCAGGCAAAGATCGAAGGCCCAAAATCGACCTCCGGCCCAGGTGGCGCATTGGCGATGGGATTGGCCTTCGGCTTCGCCTGGACGCCGTGCATCGGTCCGATCTTGGGGGCTGTCCTGGCTGTCGCAGCGAGCCGTGAAACAGTTGGTCAAGGCGCGAGCCTGTTGCTTGTCTACGCGCTGGGCATGGGACTGCCGTTCATTCTGGCGGCGCTTGCTGTCGGTCCATTCACGCGGTTTCTCGGCAAGTTCCGCGAGCACATGCAAACCATGGAGCGGGCGACCGGGGCCTTACTGGTCGCAACCGGCACGGCATTCCTGCTTGGCTGGCATACGATCCTTGCCAATTGGATGCTCGATCGCTTTCCTGGCCTAGTAGCGCTGACCTGA
- a CDS encoding DUF2256 domain-containing protein, with amino-acid sequence MAKMRKKADLPSKICPVCQKPFLWRKKWERDWDNVVYCSKRCRSQASTISQADPTAAKGQ; translated from the coding sequence ATGGCCAAAATGCGCAAAAAGGCCGACCTGCCGTCGAAAATCTGCCCGGTCTGCCAAAAGCCGTTCCTATGGCGAAAGAAATGGGAGCGAGACTGGGACAACGTCGTTTACTGCTCAAAACGCTGCCGGTCGCAAGCCAGTACGATCAGTCAGGCCGACCCAACGGCCGCTAAAGGTCAGTGA
- a CDS encoding deoxyribodipyrimidine photo-lyase produces the protein MIELVWFKRDLRAADHAPLAMAAQNGPVLPLVAVESDYWELPETSSRHYLFWRESVDDLRTQGVPLCVRIGKITAILNALHESHGIRHIWSHEETGNAWTYERDKAVARWCHGMGIGWTQIRQFGVVRGPINRDRWARQWEAFMAEPLATLPDTITYADATSEPLPSLDDLGLVDDPCPQRQRGGRARGLALFESFLTSGRARHYQRAMSSPISAADACSRLSPHLAYGTLSMREVVQRAYNDLRALKTVPPDHQPIPPRGLNAFIARLHWHCHFIQKFESEPEMEWRDLHPAFREARTKGVGDPLFEAWAIGNTGFPFVDACMRSLIATGWINFRMRAMLVAFASYHLWLDWRATGTRLAQLFTDYEPGIHWPQVQMQSGSTAINTPRLYNPVKQGHDQDPDGLFIKRWVPELSQLTGRAVHEPWTLSPLEAREQGFVLDESYPAPIIDHQEAARAARERLTRIRASDGFYQHQRAIYLKHGSRKSSRHTPKQGRAWVKKKPANQLELDL, from the coding sequence ATGATCGAGCTTGTTTGGTTCAAACGCGACCTGCGTGCCGCTGACCATGCCCCCTTGGCGATGGCGGCACAAAACGGCCCCGTTTTGCCGCTTGTTGCGGTTGAATCAGATTATTGGGAACTGCCTGAAACCTCTTCGCGGCATTATCTTTTTTGGCGCGAGAGCGTCGATGATCTGCGAACGCAGGGCGTTCCGCTCTGCGTACGGATCGGCAAGATCACGGCCATCCTCAACGCGCTCCATGAAAGCCATGGCATTCGCCACATCTGGTCGCATGAGGAAACGGGCAATGCCTGGACCTATGAACGCGACAAAGCCGTTGCACGCTGGTGCCACGGAATGGGCATCGGTTGGACGCAAATCAGGCAGTTTGGCGTGGTGCGAGGCCCGATCAACCGCGATCGCTGGGCGCGGCAGTGGGAAGCCTTCATGGCTGAGCCACTTGCCACACTGCCTGACACCATTACCTACGCCGATGCGACAAGTGAACCATTGCCAAGCCTGGACGATCTGGGCCTTGTCGATGATCCCTGCCCGCAGCGACAGCGCGGCGGCCGCGCTCGGGGTCTTGCGCTCTTTGAAAGCTTTTTGACATCAGGCCGGGCGCGACACTATCAACGCGCGATGTCGAGCCCAATCAGTGCGGCTGACGCCTGTTCTCGGCTTTCCCCTCACCTTGCCTATGGCACGCTCTCAATGCGCGAGGTTGTGCAGCGCGCCTACAACGACTTGCGTGCGCTGAAGACTGTACCGCCAGACCATCAGCCGATCCCGCCCCGTGGCCTCAACGCTTTCATCGCACGACTGCACTGGCACTGCCACTTCATCCAAAAGTTTGAAAGCGAACCGGAGATGGAGTGGCGCGATCTGCACCCAGCCTTTCGTGAGGCGCGCACGAAAGGTGTCGGAGATCCGCTTTTTGAAGCCTGGGCGATTGGCAACACCGGTTTTCCGTTCGTTGATGCCTGCATGCGCTCTCTGATCGCGACCGGTTGGATCAATTTCCGTATGCGCGCGATGTTGGTCGCGTTTGCCAGCTACCATCTTTGGCTTGATTGGCGGGCCACCGGCACGCGGCTGGCGCAACTTTTCACCGACTACGAGCCCGGCATTCACTGGCCGCAGGTTCAGATGCAGTCAGGTTCGACCGCAATCAACACACCGCGGCTCTACAATCCAGTCAAGCAAGGCCATGACCAAGACCCTGACGGATTGTTTATCAAGCGGTGGGTACCCGAGCTAAGCCAGCTCACGGGTCGCGCGGTTCATGAACCCTGGACACTTTCGCCGCTGGAAGCACGTGAACAGGGCTTTGTTCTCGACGAATCCTACCCAGCTCCGATCATCGACCATCAAGAAGCTGCACGTGCTGCCCGAGAGCGCCTCACCCGCATCCGCGCCAGCGATGGGTTTTACCAGCATCAACGCGCCATCTACTTAAAACATGGTTCGCGCAAGTCCTCGCGCCACACACCAAAACAAGGGCGCGCTTGGGTGAAGAAGAAACCGGCCAACCAACTGGAGTTGGACCTTTAG